Within Rhodopirellula halodulae, the genomic segment CGGCGTTTGCGGCGTCAAGGATTCTCGTTCGACGCTGCTGTCCTCGTGAACCTGTTCGCCGCTGTGTCCGGACAACCATGCCAGCAACCAAGCCGTGATTTGTTCGGTGGCTTCGGGAATCGTTTCTTGGGTGACTCGCGTGGGCAATTCTGGCATCGCCACCGATTCCGAATCGTCTTGGAATCGATTTCGTGACCATTGATACCGTGCGGTCAGCTCACCGGACTCGATCATGGCGCGGCATTGTTGTCGCTGAACTTTGCCGCTGGTCGTCAGTGGAATGGCGGCTGGCCGAGTGATCAGGACTTGGCGAGCGTCCACTTCGTGTTCGTCGATCACCGCACGTCGAATGTGGCGAACGATGTCGGGAAGTTCTTCCGATTCGACGTGTCGCGAAACTTCGGCGGCGATGGCCAAGGCGTCGCCGGTACGACCGCTGGTGGCAACGGCGACGCATTGCAACACGTCGGCGTGGATCAAGCCTTTGACCGTTGCCTCGATGTCTTGCGGGAACAAGTTGCGACCACGAAGGATCACCACATCTTTACTGCGCCCGGTGACGTAAACCTCGCCATCATGCAGGAAGCCTAAATCGCCGGTGCGAAGGAATTTGTCGTCGGCGTCATCGTCAGCGAGCTTCGCAGCGAAGACCTCGGCGTTGACTTCGTCTCGTTTCCAGTAACCCGATGCGACGGACGGACCGGAAAGCCAAATTTCACCAATGTCGCCGGGATCACAAACACGCTTGGTTTTCGGATCGACCACCAACACGGTCATCGCGTGTGCGGGGCTGCCGGAGCTGACCAGTTGCCGAGTGTTTTCGTTGTTGGTTTCGGTTGGTTGAGCGGACGCCTCGCACAGCGTTGTTTGGCGAACCACCTTGCCTTTTCCCAAAGCCAACGCATCCTTGTCGACGTCGATCAGATTGGGCGTTTGACCGGACCGACAGCTAGACGCCATCAAGGTCGCTTCGGCCAGACCGTAACAAGGACAGAATGTTTCGCCGCGGAAGCCCGATTTGGCGAAGCGATTGGTGAATTGTTTCAGTGTGTCCGCGTTGATCGGCTCCGCACCACAGAACGCCAATTCCCAGCCTCGCAAGTTCAGCGATTCGGCTTGGGCCGCTTCGATGCGATCCACGCAAAGTTGATAGGCAAAGTTGGGAGCACCGCTGATGGTGGCTTTGTAATCCGAGATCGCTCGCAGCCATCGCATCGGACGAGCCAAGAACGAACGGGGCGACATCAAGATCGCGTGGCCGCCGACGTACAGCGGTTCCAAGATCCCGCCGATCAAACCCATGTCATGGAAGGGGGGCAACCAGAACAAACCGCGTTCGTAATCGTCGCGATCGTCACCGGTCCACTCGATTCCAAACGCTTGGCGGATCGTTTCCAAATTGCTCAGCAGGTTTTGGTGCGAAACCATCACGCCTTTTGGATCGCTCGTCGATCCGCTGGTGTATTGCAGCAACGCCAAATCGCTCGATTGGATTTGATCCAACGGCAAGTCGTGATCGTTCTCGTCGGATGCCAAGTCAGTTTCGATCGACGCGTCGGTTGCGATCTTGGGCAGGGCCGCGGTTTGTGCCGAAACGCGATGCGGATCGATGCCTTCGATGGTTTCGGTGTCGCTGATCAGCACCGTGGGTTGGCAATCAGCGACCGAGGAATCCAGCCGAGGCATCGCGCGGCCGGGTTTGGGATAGCTGGTTGGCACGGGTACCAATCGAGCCATTTCGCAAGCCATGAACCCGATCATGAATTCGAGTCCCGGCGGGAACAACAACATGGCTCGGTCACCCGCCACGGCTCCGGTGTCGCGAAGCAAACGAGTCGCGACGGCTCGCACGCGGCGATGCAATTCCGCGTAGGTCAACGTCGTTTCGACGGAGACTTCTGATGGATCGTTGCCGCTGGGATCGTCGGCTAAAAACGTCAATGCCGGCCGACTGGGATGTCGCGCAGCACGATCGGCGAGCAAGTGAGCGAGCGATTTCCATCGCGTCTCTTGCGACTCGCGGGTCGTTGAATCAGGTTTCTCTGATTTGCGTAACATACGGACTCGGGCGCAGGAATCCGATCGGTTGGCCGTTGGAGACGTGGCCACTTATCGGGTAGGCAGTGAGTGGGTGGGAAGTCTGTTGGTGCGTTGGCTCGCCGAGGCAGGATAGTGAGTCTGGGTCGTCTAGCCTCCTAGCATATAACTCTGCTAGGTGGATGGAAAGGATGACGACGTTTCTTTGATGGCGCAGCCAAAAATGTCATGGCTCGGTCGGATTTTGCCGCAGAATCGGTATCTTTTGATAACCGCCCACAGCTCCCTGTTTACCTCATCGTTAATGTCTGGCAAGCGGTCTGTTTTCTGAGCCCAAATTCGCGAACGCTGAGTCCCGGGGGGCGTCCAACAAATGATTCGCTGCGACAGTCATCCGCAACGCTCAATTGTCGCTCTAACTTCACTGACACACTCTGTTTGCCGAGATCGCTTGATCGAATCCGCGAGTCCAGCGTGACGAATTGGTTCGCGTCACTTCTTTTTGTTTCGGGGCGACAGAGCGATTCGGGAATGATAAGATTCGCCCATGCGGTTCGCCAAATTCTCTCCGCGAGAACCCGCCGGGTGAATTTCAGGACCGCCATCCATCATCCCACCCAGTTGGTTGTTTCGTTTTGCGAAGACGGGCGATTCCAGTCCTACGCACCGCGACGACAGTCGGCTGTGAAGCGAGCGGCCTCGCTGCTGCGTTTCGCCACAAGGCTCAAGCGGCCAAAGACATCACTTCGAGGACCCATCGTCTTGAAACTGAACGTGTTCGGTGAATCCGCCATGCCCCGACGGGCATCCTTGGTCATGACATCTTGGTTGGCGGCGGATTCCGATCGTCTGGTTGGCGGATTGGTTGTTCGCGGTTCGGATTCGCCCGAGCGGTCATCGATAGGAACGAAACAAGTGGGAACGAGCTGACGAGGCGATCCGACGAGGAAATCCAGCGCGACGTGCGACCCCATCCGTCACGTGCGTTTGATTTCGACCGTCGCCATGACGGACGATTGTCGCACCGGCAGTTCTTCGTGGACCAGACGAATGCGTCGGTGATGACGCTCAGCAGCGAGGACTCGCGTGTGGAACGTTGGCGAGAAAGCCGACTCCCGCGATTTGTGCATCGGTAGATTTCACTCAACTTCTTTTGACACCATACAGAACTGTTTTCCATGAGCGCTTACGACAACTACCTGCAGGAAATCAAAGAACGTCAAGCGGAAGGGCTCCATCCCAAGCCGATCGATGATGCGGGTTTGCTCAGTGAGATCATCGCGCAGATCAAGGACACTTCGAATCCACATCGCGAAGACTCGCTGAAGTTTTTCATCTACAACACGTTGCCGGGAACCACCAGCGCGGCCGGCGTCAAAGCGAAGTTCTTGAAAGAGATTGTTCTGGGCGAATCGACGCTGGATGAGATCTCACCCGAGTTCGCGTTGGAACAACTGTCGCACATGAAGGGGGGGCCTTCGATCGAAGTGCTGTTGGATCTGGCTTTAGGGGACGACGCGACGATCGCGAAACAAGCCGCCGACGTTTTGAAAACGCAGGTGTTTCTGTACGACGCGGACACCGATCGTTTGGCAAAGGCTTTCCAGGCCGGCAACCTGATCGCGAAAGAGTTGTTGGAGAGCTATGCACAGGCCGAGTTCTTCACCAGCCTGCCCGATGTTCCCGAGAAGATCGATGTTGTGACTTACATCGCCGGGGTCGGCGACATTTCGACCGACTTGTTGTCACCCGGCAGCGAAGCTCACTCGCGTTCCGACCGAGAGCTTCACGGCAAGTGCTTGATCAACGAAGAAGCCCAGAAGGAATTGGTGGAGCTGCAGAAACAACACCCGGACAAACGAGTGATGTTGATCGCGGAAAAGGGAACCATGGGTGTTGGTTCGTCTCGCATGTCGGGCGTGAACAACGTGGCGTTGTGGATTGGAAAGCAAGCCAGCCCGTACGTGCCGTTCATCAACATTGCACCCGTTGTGGCCGGTACCAATGGGATCTCGCCGATCTTCCTGACGACCGTCGGTGTGACCGGCGGGATTGGCGTGGATCTGAAGAACTGGGTGAAGAAGGTCGACGCCGACGGCAAAGTGGTCGTCGATGAGAACGGCGATCCAGTGCTCGAGCAAGCTTACTCCGTCGACACCGGCACGGTTCTGACGATCGATACCAAGGCGAAGAAACTCTACAACGGCGACGAAGAGCTGATTGATATCTCCAGCTCGCTGACGCCGCAAAAAGTTGAGTTCATGAAGGCCGGCGGTTCGTACGCGGTTGTGTTCGGCAAAAAGCTGCAAACCTTCGCTGCAAAAACGTTGGGCATCGACATCCCGCCCGTGTTTGCTCCGTCGAAAGAGGTCTCGCACGAGGGACAAGGTTTGACCGCGGTGGAGAAAATCTTCAACAAGAACGCGGTTGGAAACACGCCCGGCAAAGTGTTGCACGCGGGATCCGATGTGCGAGTGGAAGTCAACATCGTTGGGTCGCAAGACACCACGGGGCTGATGACGTCGCAAGAATTGGAAATGATGGCGGCGACCGTGATCTCGCCAATCGTGGACGCGGGCTATCAATCCGGTTGCCACACGGCTTCGGTTTGGGATTCCAAGGCGCAGCAAAACATTCCCAAGCTGATGAAGTTCATGAACGACTTCGGCTTGATCACCGCCCGCGATCCGAAGGGCGAATACCATGCGATGACGGACGTGATCCATAAGGTTCTGAACGATCTGACCGTGGACGATTGGGCGATCATCATCGGTGGCGATTCGCACACGCGGATGTCAAAGGGAGTCGCGTTTGGTGCGGACAGCGGAACCGTCGCGCTGGCACTGGCAACAGGCGAAGCCACCATGCCGATTCCTGAATCGGTGAAGGTAACCTTCAAAGGTGCCATGAACGAGCACGTTGATTTTCGCGACGTGGTCCACGCGACGCAGGCACAAATGCTGAGCAAATTCGCCGGTGACAATGTGTTCCAAGGTCGCATCATTGAAGTGCACATCGGAACGCTGCCCGCCGACCAAGCGTTCACGTTCACGGACTGGACCGCGGAAATGAAGGCGAAGGCGTCGATTTGCATTTCCGAAGACGACACGTTGATCGAATCGTTGGAAATCGCGAAGAGCCGCATTCAAACGATGATCGACAAAGGCATGGACAACAACAAACAAGTCCTGCAGGGATTGGTCGACAAAGCCGAACGTCGCATCGCGGAAGTCAAATCCGGTGAGAAACCACCGTTGGCTCCGGATACCAACGCGAAATATTTCGCGGAGTTCGAGGTGGATCTGAGCTTGATCGACGAGCCGATGATCGCGGACCCAGACGTGAACAACGAAGACGTCTCGAAACGCTACACGCACGACACGA encodes:
- a CDS encoding AMP-binding protein encodes the protein MLRKSEKPDSTTRESQETRWKSLAHLLADRAARHPSRPALTFLADDPSGNDPSEVSVETTLTYAELHRRVRAVATRLLRDTGAVAGDRAMLLFPPGLEFMIGFMACEMARLVPVPTSYPKPGRAMPRLDSSVADCQPTVLISDTETIEGIDPHRVSAQTAALPKIATDASIETDLASDENDHDLPLDQIQSSDLALLQYTSGSTSDPKGVMVSHQNLLSNLETIRQAFGIEWTGDDRDDYERGLFWLPPFHDMGLIGGILEPLYVGGHAILMSPRSFLARPMRWLRAISDYKATISGAPNFAYQLCVDRIEAAQAESLNLRGWELAFCGAEPINADTLKQFTNRFAKSGFRGETFCPCYGLAEATLMASSCRSGQTPNLIDVDKDALALGKGKVVRQTTLCEASAQPTETNNENTRQLVSSGSPAHAMTVLVVDPKTKRVCDPGDIGEIWLSGPSVASGYWKRDEVNAEVFAAKLADDDADDKFLRTGDLGFLHDGEVYVTGRSKDVVILRGRNLFPQDIEATVKGLIHADVLQCVAVATSGRTGDALAIAAEVSRHVESEELPDIVRHIRRAVIDEHEVDARQVLITRPAAIPLTTSGKVQRQQCRAMIESGELTARYQWSRNRFQDDSESVAMPELPTRVTQETIPEATEQITAWLLAWLSGHSGEQVHEDSSVERESLTPQTPFAETGMDSLTAVELSSELEDWLGIELTPVLAFNYPTPERLAAYLAETLAGGSPDDGHVAETDVVDEIHSDIEASDLSPEELEALLSEIENDA
- a CDS encoding bifunctional aconitate hydratase 2/2-methylisocitrate dehydratase, whose protein sequence is MSAYDNYLQEIKERQAEGLHPKPIDDAGLLSEIIAQIKDTSNPHREDSLKFFIYNTLPGTTSAAGVKAKFLKEIVLGESTLDEISPEFALEQLSHMKGGPSIEVLLDLALGDDATIAKQAADVLKTQVFLYDADTDRLAKAFQAGNLIAKELLESYAQAEFFTSLPDVPEKIDVVTYIAGVGDISTDLLSPGSEAHSRSDRELHGKCLINEEAQKELVELQKQHPDKRVMLIAEKGTMGVGSSRMSGVNNVALWIGKQASPYVPFINIAPVVAGTNGISPIFLTTVGVTGGIGVDLKNWVKKVDADGKVVVDENGDPVLEQAYSVDTGTVLTIDTKAKKLYNGDEELIDISSSLTPQKVEFMKAGGSYAVVFGKKLQTFAAKTLGIDIPPVFAPSKEVSHEGQGLTAVEKIFNKNAVGNTPGKVLHAGSDVRVEVNIVGSQDTTGLMTSQELEMMAATVISPIVDAGYQSGCHTASVWDSKAQQNIPKLMKFMNDFGLITARDPKGEYHAMTDVIHKVLNDLTVDDWAIIIGGDSHTRMSKGVAFGADSGTVALALATGEATMPIPESVKVTFKGAMNEHVDFRDVVHATQAQMLSKFAGDNVFQGRIIEVHIGTLPADQAFTFTDWTAEMKAKASICISEDDTLIESLEIAKSRIQTMIDKGMDNNKQVLQGLVDKAERRIAEVKSGEKPPLAPDTNAKYFAEFEVDLSLIDEPMIADPDVNNEDVSKRYTHDTIRDLTYYNGEKSVDLGFVGSCMVHKGDLKIVSQMLRNLESEQGTVEFKAPLVVAAPTYNIIDELKEEGDWDTLQKYSGFEFNDLAPKSTARTEYENMMYLERPGCNLCMGNQEKAAKGDTVLATSTRLFQGRVVADSERKKGESLLASTPVVVLSAILGRIPTIEEYKAAVVGIPLTKFAPPTKSMSTAGPTHLVNF